A segment of the Leptotrichia massiliensis genome:
AATTCTTCTAAAATCTCATTCCCCATTCCTTCTTTTTCCGTTTCTATATTAACGCACAAAAGTGGTTCATGCAGTGACAATCTGATTAAAAACCAGCTTTTTTGACCGGCATTTATTCTTACACCTTCGTAGTTAGGCATTTCTAGGCTCCAACCTTCTTTTTTTTCAGCATATTCCCTAAAGTTTTCCACGATTTTTTCTCCACGAGCTCGAAAATCTTTATCTTTTATAGGAATTCTTATTTCTATTTCCTCAGTAGGCTCAGACAGCTCATTTAGAACATCTGTAAATTCAATGCCTTTTTCCCTGCTCTCTACAAGCTGAATCAGAAGCCTTGCAGCCATGTATGCACCGTCATCAAGAAAATAGTTTTCTTTAAATGCTGCATGTCCAGACGTTTCTATCGCAAGAGGAGAATACTTCCCTTCGTTATTCAGTCTTATAGATTCATTTATTACGTTCTTATATCCTCGCTGGAATCTGTGATGAATCCCGCCACGGTTTTCTATAAACTCTTTTAGCCCTGCCGATGTAACCGAATCTGTTACAATTATTCCGCCAGAATGCTCTTTTAACAATATTTCACTAAGCAATGCAATAAGATTATTTCTGTTAATTTCACGTCCATTTTTATCTATAAAGGCACTTCTATCTCCATCTGCATCAAATATTATTCCAAAATCTGCATTATTATCAAGAACTGCTTTTTTTATTGATTCTATCGCTTCTTTTGCTTCAGGATTTGGAATATGATTTGGAAAGTTACCATCAGGATTTAAAAATTGGCTTCCAGCAGTATCTCCACCTAAAACTTCTATTACCTTTTCAGCAAAAAATCCCGCGGCTCCATTTCCTGCATCTATCACTATCCGTAAGTTTTTTAGAGGCTTGTCTCCTTTTCCAATTTTATTTTTTATTAGTTCGCATATATATGAAGCATAGTCATCTGCCAGATTTTTTACAATTTCTACACCTTTTTCTTCTTTAATCAAATTTTCTTCTTGTTTTTCAGCCATTTCTAGAAATTCATTAACATCACTTTTTTGAAGCCCTCCGTTTTTCGTAAAAAATTTAATTCCGTTGTAGTAGCTCGGTAAATGGCTGGCAGTTATCATCATTGCGCCATCAGCTTTATAATCCTCAAATATCGTAGCCATAAAAAGCGACGGTGTTATTGACATTCGGCAGTCATATACATCAATTCCCATTTCCAACAAGGTCTTTCTTATAACTTCTGAAAATTTAGGTCCTGTATGCCTTGCATCGTATCCAACTGCCACTTTAACCTTTCTGTTTTCAGCCTTTGCGATTTCATCGCATTTTTCAGTTATCCAAAGCCTAAAGCCTTTTGCTATGAACTCAACTTCCTTTTCAGATAAATTGATGTCTTTGTCCTCATATTTGGAAACTATTCCCCGAATATCAGTCCCGCTTACCATATTTTTTAAATCCATAAAAATACCTCTCTTTTTAAGTAAAGCCATACCTATTCTCCTCATTTTGAAAATTGGTATGGCTTTTCTATTATTGTTCACTTAATTTACTATTTTAAATTATTCAGCACTGTTTCCACAATATCCTTCGCTCTAAGCCCATAATTCGTAAGCATAGTCTCCCCATCTGCACTTTGTCCAAAAACATCCTGTATTCCATGTTTTACAACTTTTGTTGGATGAACTTCTGATAAATATTCTGAAACTGCACTTCCAAGTCCCCCAATTACAGAATGTTCTTCACTTGTTACAATAAATTTACATTCTTTTGCCGCTTTTAAAACTGTTTCTGTGTCTAAAGGCTTTATCGTAGAAACATTTACCACTCTTGCTTTTACTCCTTTTTCTTCTAGTAATTTTGCTGCTTCAAGAGCTTCTGATACCATAAGACCAGTTGCTAATATTGCTACATTATTTCCTTCTCTCAAAGTTGCAGCTTTCCCTATTTCAAATTTATAGTTTTCATCAAATAATACTTGTATATTCAGTCTTCCAAGTCTTACATATACAGGCCCTTCATATTCAGCCACTGCAAAGACCATTTTTTCCGTTTCTACTGCATCTGCTGGCGATAGCACTACCATTCCTGGAATTGCACGCATTAAAGCCACATCCTCAACTGACTGGTGTGAACCTCCATCTTCTCCTAACGAAACTCCTGCGTGAGTTGGACAAATCTTGACATTTAACTGTGGATAAGCCACAGAGTTTCTAACCTGGTCAAAGGCACGTCCCGCCGCAAAATGCGCAAAAGTTGAAGCAAACGGTATTTTCCCAGTCGTTGCAATTCCTGCCGCTGTTCCAATCATATCAGCTTCTGCAATCCCCACATTTATATGTCTTTCTGGAAACTCTTTTTTAAAATACGCAGTCATTGTTGATTTTGACAAGTCTGCTTCCAGCACTACCACATCTTTATTTACTTTTCCCAATTTAACTAACGCTTCTCCATAAGCCTGTCTTGTCGATTTCTTTTCCATCTTTTTAACCTCCTACTGTAATTCCTTCATAGCTTGTTCATACTCTTCATCATTTGGAGCAGCCCCGTGGAATCCAGCGTTATTTTCCATAAACGAAACTCCTTTTCCTTTTACAGTGTTTGCAACTATTACTGTCAGCTGTCCTTTAACTGTTATTGCTGTGTCAAAAGTATTTATGATTTCTTCATAATTATGTCCGTCAATCTCTATTACATTCCATTTGAATGCCTTGAATTTTTCCCCAACTGGAGCGACATCCATTACATCCGAAACTTTTCCGTCAATCTGCAAGTTGTTATAGTCAACTATCGCAACTAAATTGTCAAGCTTGTAATGTGCAGCAGTCATAACCGCTTTGTATAGATGTCAAACATTTGTTACAAAAATATATTAAAAAAAATATTTCTTTCCTAATGTATCTTTAACCTAATGATTTTGCTTGTACTCTTTTAATACTTCATTTGGACTCTTAAAGCCTAGTACTTTTCTTGATATGTTGTTGTATCTTGTATTGTATTTCCTTATTGCCCTTAACAGTTCTTCCTTGCTTTTAAATTTCTTGTCTCCATAGTACTTGCTGTCAAGCCTGTGGCTTCTTTCCACTTTTCCATTCTCCCATGGCGAATATGGACGAGTTGTCCCGTACTCTATCCCCTTCTCCTCTAGTTTCACCTCAAACAGTGTTTTCTTATCACTTTCAGAATTTGTGAACTCTTTCCCGTTGTCTGTCTGAACTTTCTTTATGTCAAATCCCAGCTCTTTTTCCAAGTTCTCTAGAAACTTTGCGGTCTGATAGGTGCTTTTTTCATCCACTATTCTTAACACTCTTTTTCTTGTATATTCATCTAATGCCGTTATTTGATAATACTTTTGGTCACGTGTACCAAACTGTATGCATTCTTCCGGAACATATTTTATGTCTATCTGTACTCTTTCCCCAGGGTAATTCGCCTGTTCAACCTTATTTTTTCTTTTATGCGGCTTTTTAGGCTTTTCTTTGGCATTGCCCTTCATTTTCCTTATTATCCTGCACATTGAATCGTATGTACGGCTGTAGCCTTCCTTTCTTGCTTTGACATAAACTTCTGCCAGCCCTTCATAGCCAAATTTCCTGTATTTTTTCATAACCAGTTCTATTTCTTCTTGCGTGTGCTGGTTTGGATGGCTTTTAGGTCTTCTGCTTTTTGGCAGAAGAGATTGGACTGTGCCGTCGTATCTGTATCTCCAACGTTTTATCTGCTGACGTGATGTCTTATACTTCACTGCTGCCTTTGAATTATTATTATGTTTTATTGCATACTCAATTGCCCGTTGACGAACACGGTATATTTCTGATATACTACTCATATGAAAGGTTTCTCCTTAATGTGGTTTTGGTAGGCTTACATTATATCAGAAACCTTTCTTTTTTTGTATATTCTTGTCACATATGTATTATCTCACAATAATTTTTTTAAAAAATTTACAAAAAAAAGCCGGATAAAACCGACTTAATAATGAATTATTATTTTATATTATTGTTGAAATATTTTTGTTGCATTATCCAAATCAATATGACAATAACCATTTGGATTTTTCTCCAAATAATTTTGATGATAATCCTCAGCCATAATATAATGCTTTAATGGTCTTACTTCCACTTGAATTTCTCTTGAATATTTATTTTGTTCACTATCAATTTTTGATTTTATTGTATGAACTTCATCACTATCTACATAATAGATCCCTGTCCGATATTGTCGTCCTTCATCAAGCCCCTGTCTATTAATACTTGTAGGATCAATTATTGAAAAATAGTAATCCAAAAGTTTATCTAATGAAACTATTTCATTATCATATTTTATATGCACTGTTTCAGCGTGATCTGTCATTTTCAAAATATCATAGCTTGTATCAAGAGTTTGCCCATTAGCGTAGCCAACGGTTGTTTCAATAACACCAGGAGCCATTTTAAAGAATTTCTCTACGCCCCAAAAACATCCTCCGGCTAGATAAATTTCTCTAATATCAGTCATAACTCACACCTCCTTTAAATTTTTAAATAACACTAAAATTATACTGTCACCAAAAATTTACTTAAAACAAAATTTAATAGGTAATTATGATTATATTACTTGTATATCAAAACCCCAATTATTCAATATTTTTATAGAAAATATCTACTAATATAATTTATTTTGTAATTATTTTTAGTATAATTTTAAATCATATTATTATAATCTCATTATACAAGTTTATGAATAGAAATTATTTAACAATTTCTTTTAATTAGATTATTTTTTTGTGAGTTTTTTATATACAAAAACTATTATTATTCATCTGTGAATAGTATATTTCCGTATTAATTTCCCCTCTTTCAAAAAATTATACAAAATCCCTAAACTTATACTTATTACAATAGTCAGAACCGATTTGAAAACCATTTCATCACTTATTTTTATTACAAAGTGAAGAACAATTAGATGAATTAAAAATGCAAAATATGTAGAGTTTGCAATTATTTTTATAAAATTATTTCTGTTGACGAAATTAAATTTACACCAGAATAAAAAAAAGGAAATCGTCATTATGAAAGTTCCAAGTGAATTTTTATCAAAAAAATTGGATACACGGTTATCTGTTGTAATTAAAACATATTTTGTAGAAAAAAAACTTACGAAAAACCCTATAAAATAAATAATTATTATCCAAACAAATGAAAAATCTTTTATTTTTTCTTCGTATTTTTTTATAAAATATCCTAAAATATAATAACCAATAAAACCTGTTATTGGAAAATTTGAAAATGGAATTTCGACAAAGTTGAAATAACGTAAATAGGGATTTAAAATATTACATAAAAACCATAGAAAAATCACAAAAAATGTTTCTTTTTCAGCATATTTAAGAACCTTTTGAAGCCAAGGTGTAAGAAAATACAGCCCCAGAATCATATAAATATACCAAAAATGTGGAGCTGCAAATGCTTTCCCCTTTAAAATTGGTACAATCGGAACTTTGAAAAAATAAATATAAATCACATTAAAAACAATAAAAAGTGGTAAAATGTTTAAAATTCTCTTTTTAAAAAATAATGCTGTATTTTCTGATTTATACAACAGTAAATATCCGCTAATCATCACAAAAAGATTAACTCCGATTGAAATAAACGCATATCCTCCCATCCAAACATTTATCCCATACTGTCTGTTCAATGTGTGCAAAAGCACAATAAAAATAAATGCAAAAATTCTTATAATATCAATAGCCATTAATTTTAAAACTCCTAACCTTTGTAATAATCATAAAATTTTGTCTAAAAATAAAAATTGTTATAAATAAAACATTTAATCTTGAGGAATAAGTCCCAAAGATTTTTCCATTTCAATTGTTCTGTCAACATCTTTTTTGTAAGTAATACCTAACTTATAGTAGTGATTTTCTTTCATTTTCAAAAAACTCCATCCGTAATTTTTTTTCTCAATTACTAGATACTGTCCTTTTTCATTGGATAAAGTTGCCTTTATTTTGGGCTCTTCTATATTATCTGTCCTCTTGTAATCCCACAAAATCTCAAAATAATTTGTAGAGTCCCAAATCCATTTTTTCACATCTTCTGTATTTTCAAGTTTTTTTCCATTTACGTAAAGTTCTTTGCTATTTGAAATAATTTTCCTAATTTCTTTTAAATCCCTAACATAACTTGGCAACTGAAATATATTTATGCTAATTTCAGTTATCACAATTAGACAAACTGATATACAGCCCATCTTTAAATAAAAAATTTTCTTTTTTAACTTCTCTTTTCGCAAAGTTTCCTCAAAATCTCCAGTTTCTTCATCTTCTTTTTCATAATCATTTACAACATCCTTTTTTGTTTCCAAATAAAACTTCAAAATTCCAAAAATAATTATTAACCAAATAGATATAATATTTTTATTAATTTTCAAAAATCCTATTATAATCGGAATAATCACATACATTAAGCTATTCATCAAAATAAATAGTCGTCTTTTTCTCTTTTCTTTTTCAATTTTCTGCTCATTGTAAACATACATATTTTTTAACCTCTTAACATTAAAAACCGCCTTTTAAACATTTTACAATATTAACAAAATTTTTTCAAATTAATTGATAAAAAACTTTTTTTATGGTATAATTATTTTGTAAAAAACAGACATGTGTAAATAAAAAATCGGTTAAACTGCCTTAAAATTTGGGGCAGTTTTTATATAATTATAAAAAAATTTTAAAAAATAATTAAATAAAAAAGTATAATATTTTGTAATAGTATGATATAATATTTTTGAGGAAAACCGAACCTCATATTTTACACAAGTCTGGGGGTGATACCAGTGGAGCGTGATATAATTTATATCATAATTCAAATTGTAGTTGCCTACTATTTTTTAAGTAGAGGATAACACCCCAAAAATGAAAAATATTTTTCCCCTGCAGACATTATTTGCAGGTTTTTTTGTAAAATTTCTTGATTATGTTATTGTAAAATTTAATTCAAAATGTTATCATAAAATAAAGAAATTATTGAAAATTAATTATATAAATAAAGGAGAGATTTTTTATGTTATATCCAATGAAGTTTAAAAAATTTTTTGTGGAAAAAGTGTGGGGTGGACGTGAATTTGAAACAAAATTAGGAATGAAACTGCCTGAAGGCAAAAAAATTGGAGAATCTTGGGAAGTGTCGGCACATCCGCATGGAATGGGTATTGTGGAAAATGGTGCTTTAGCTGGACAAAGACTGGATGATATTTACAAGGAATATAAAGGAGAGCTTACTGGAAAAAAGGTTTATGAAAAATATCCTAACAAATTTCCGCTTCTTATAAAATATCTGGACGTAAATGATAGACTTTCTATTCAAGTACATCCAAGTGATGAAGTTGCCTTAAAAAAACACAATGAATTTGGAAAAAGTGAATCTTGGTATATAATGGAAGCAAGTGATGATGCGACTTTAATTATGGGAATGAAGCCTGGTATTACAAAGGAAAAATTTTTGGAAAAAGTAGAAAAAAATGATTTTGATGGATTATTTGAAGAAAAAACTGTTAAAAAAGGTGATTTTATTGACATCACACCAGGAACAGTCCATGCCTCATTAAAAGGAAGCGTACTTTTTGCAGAAGTTCAGCAAAACTCAGATGTAACTTATAGAATTTATGATTTTGACAGAATTGATGAAAATGGGAAAAAAAGAGAACTGCACTTACAGGATTCTGCTGATGTAATTGATTTTGGAAAAGAAGTGGAAATTAAAAATACTGATTTTGATGATTCTGAAAATGGGAAAGATATTTTGAGAAAACATATTATAAAAAAAGAATACTACTCAATTGATAAAGTAAAATTCGCTGATTCCTTTGAAGATGTAAATAATGAAAGTATGACAATTTATTCGATACTGGAAGGAGAAGGAAAAATTACATGGGAAAAAAATGAAGAGCTTGCAATAAAAAAAGGCGAAACA
Coding sequences within it:
- the msrA gene encoding peptide-methionine (S)-S-oxide reductase MsrA gives rise to the protein MTDIREIYLAGGCFWGVEKFFKMAPGVIETTVGYANGQTLDTSYDILKMTDHAETVHIKYDNEIVSLDKLLDYYFSIIDPTSINRQGLDEGRQYRTGIYYVDSDEVHTIKSKIDSEQNKYSREIQVEVRPLKHYIMAEDYHQNYLEKNPNGYCHIDLDNATKIFQQ
- a CDS encoding DDE-type integrase/transposase/recombinase, coding for MSSISEIYRVRQRAIEYAIKHNNNSKAAVKYKTSRQQIKRWRYRYDGTVQSLLPKSRRPKSHPNQHTQEEIELVMKKYRKFGYEGLAEVYVKARKEGYSRTYDSMCRIIRKMKGNAKEKPKKPHKRKNKVEQANYPGERVQIDIKYVPEECIQFGTRDQKYYQITALDEYTRKRVLRIVDEKSTYQTAKFLENLEKELGFDIKKVQTDNGKEFTNSESDKKTLFEVKLEEKGIEYGTTRPYSPWENGKVERSHRLDSKYYGDKKFKSKEELLRAIRKYNTRYNNISRKVLGFKSPNEVLKEYKQNH
- a CDS encoding type I phosphomannose isomerase catalytic subunit; translated protein: MLYPMKFKKFFVEKVWGGREFETKLGMKLPEGKKIGESWEVSAHPHGMGIVENGALAGQRLDDIYKEYKGELTGKKVYEKYPNKFPLLIKYLDVNDRLSIQVHPSDEVALKKHNEFGKSESWYIMEASDDATLIMGMKPGITKEKFLEKVEKNDFDGLFEEKTVKKGDFIDITPGTVHASLKGSVLFAEVQQNSDVTYRIYDFDRIDENGKKRELHLQDSADVIDFGKEVEIKNTDFDDSENGKDILRKHIIKKEYYSIDKVKFADSFEDVNNESMTIYSILEGEGKITWEKNEELAIKKGETILIPVGINTKTIGNFEILRTVI
- a CDS encoding transketolase family protein → MEKKSTRQAYGEALVKLGKVNKDVVVLEADLSKSTMTAYFKKEFPERHINVGIAEADMIGTAAGIATTGKIPFASTFAHFAAGRAFDQVRNSVAYPQLNVKICPTHAGVSLGEDGGSHQSVEDVALMRAIPGMVVLSPADAVETEKMVFAVAEYEGPVYVRLGRLNIQVLFDENYKFEIGKAATLREGNNVAILATGLMVSEALEAAKLLEEKGVKARVVNVSTIKPLDTETVLKAAKECKFIVTSEEHSVIGGLGSAVSEYLSEVHPTKVVKHGIQDVFGQSADGETMLTNYGLRAKDIVETVLNNLK
- a CDS encoding phosphohexomutase domain-containing protein, with the translated sequence MALLKKRGIFMDLKNMVSGTDIRGIVSKYEDKDINLSEKEVEFIAKGFRLWITEKCDEIAKAENRKVKVAVGYDARHTGPKFSEVIRKTLLEMGIDVYDCRMSITPSLFMATIFEDYKADGAMMITASHLPSYYNGIKFFTKNGGLQKSDVNEFLEMAEKQEENLIKEEKGVEIVKNLADDYASYICELIKNKIGKGDKPLKNLRIVIDAGNGAAGFFAEKVIEVLGGDTAGSQFLNPDGNFPNHIPNPEAKEAIESIKKAVLDNNADFGIIFDADGDRSAFIDKNGREINRNNLIALLSEILLKEHSGGIIVTDSVTSAGLKEFIENRGGIHHRFQRGYKNVINESIRLNNEGKYSPLAIETSGHAAFKENYFLDDGAYMAARLLIQLVESREKGIEFTDVLNELSEPTEEIEIRIPIKDKDFRARGEKIVENFREYAEKKEGWSLEMPNYEGVRINAGQKSWFLIRLSLHEPLLCVNIETEKEGMGNEILEELKDYFKKYEKMEI
- a CDS encoding acyltransferase — protein: MAIDIIRIFAFIFIVLLHTLNRQYGINVWMGGYAFISIGVNLFVMISGYLLLYKSENTALFFKKRILNILPLFIVFNVIYIYFFKVPIVPILKGKAFAAPHFWYIYMILGLYFLTPWLQKVLKYAEKETFFVIFLWFLCNILNPYLRYFNFVEIPFSNFPITGFIGYYILGYFIKKYEEKIKDFSFVWIIIIYFIGFFVSFFSTKYVLITTDNRVSNFFDKNSLGTFIMTISFFLFWCKFNFVNRNNFIKIIANSTYFAFLIHLIVLHFVIKISDEMVFKSVLTIVISISLGILYNFLKEGKLIRKYTIHR